A window from Cryobacterium sp. SO1 encodes these proteins:
- the mtrA gene encoding MtrAB system response regulator MtrA has protein sequence MNSRILVVDDDPALAEMIGIVLQGEGFEPHFCADGAQALDAFHSVVPDLVLLDLMLPGLDGIEVCSLIRAESGTPIIMLTAKSDTTDVVKGLESGADDYMVKPFNPKELVARIRTRLRPVPVETPANLQIGDLVVDAAGHEVKRGDQSINLTPLEFDLLLALASKPAQVFTREMLLEQVWGYHYKADTRLVNVHVQRLRAKVEDDPDNPRIVMTVRGVGYRAGAAG, from the coding sequence ATGAACTCACGCATTCTGGTTGTCGACGATGACCCCGCACTCGCTGAGATGATCGGCATCGTGCTGCAGGGTGAAGGCTTCGAGCCGCACTTCTGCGCGGATGGGGCGCAGGCGCTCGACGCGTTCCACAGCGTCGTGCCCGACCTGGTCCTCCTGGATCTCATGCTGCCCGGCCTGGACGGCATCGAGGTCTGCAGCTTGATCCGGGCCGAATCGGGCACCCCCATCATCATGCTGACGGCGAAGTCAGACACGACCGATGTGGTCAAGGGGCTGGAGTCCGGCGCGGACGACTACATGGTCAAGCCGTTCAACCCCAAGGAACTGGTGGCCCGGATTCGCACGAGGCTGCGTCCGGTTCCGGTGGAGACTCCCGCCAACCTGCAGATCGGCGACCTCGTCGTCGACGCGGCCGGTCACGAGGTGAAGCGCGGCGACCAGAGCATCAACCTCACCCCGCTGGAGTTCGACCTGCTGCTGGCGCTGGCCTCCAAGCCCGCGCAGGTCTTCACCCGCGAGATGCTCCTCGAACAGGTGTGGGGCTATCACTACAAGGCCGACACCCGGCTGGTCAATGTGCACGTGCAGCGTTTGCGCGCCAAGGTCGAGGACGACCCTGACAACCCCCGCATCGTGATGACGGTGCGCGGTGTCGGCTACCGCGCCGGCGCGGCCGGCTAG
- the mtrB gene encoding MtrAB system histidine kinase MtrB, giving the protein MDRVDWRSWGSWRRLTRRLRRSWRSSLQFRTVAITVAASGAAIGLVGVYMSVSVGNDLFQSRLTQVLVDSNRATGAAQGILDSSDAADRVQVQTLLESARTSISAASSSRLVAVFRVPGQESSTVAPQDSSTFGTNTAVISSDLRDTVQDDVDGQFWQSVTLASDDGSSIPGIVVGSQITVPVAGRYELYIGYSLADAESTLLFVQRTLGGAGLALIVLIGAVTWIVVRFVVSPIQVAAETSQKLASGDLGVRIPEKGEDVIATLARSFNGMADSLQSQIKELADLSEVQQRFVSDVSHELRTPLTTIRLAGDLLYDQRATFPPATERTAELLHAQVERFELLLADLLEISRYDAGSVQLESEPTNLVHLAEDVIDSMRSLGDSKGSDLRLVAPGGHLAAEMDPRRVRRIVNNLIGNAIEHGEGKPIVVSVDSNESAVALSVRDHGMGMTQAEISHVFDRFWRADPSRKRTIGGTGLGLAISLEDAAVHRGWLQVWSSPGAGSCFRLTLPRTAGATLTVSPNPLPPADAETTGFVSPHAEPRRDHHA; this is encoded by the coding sequence ATGGACAGGGTGGACTGGCGGTCCTGGGGATCGTGGCGTCGCCTGACCCGGCGACTGCGGCGCAGCTGGCGGTCCTCCCTGCAGTTCCGCACCGTCGCCATCACGGTGGCGGCGTCCGGTGCCGCCATCGGGCTGGTGGGCGTCTACATGTCGGTGAGCGTGGGAAACGACCTGTTCCAGTCCCGGTTGACCCAGGTCCTGGTCGATTCCAACCGGGCCACCGGGGCCGCCCAGGGCATCCTGGACTCCTCGGATGCCGCGGACAGGGTGCAGGTGCAGACCCTGCTGGAGTCCGCACGCACGTCGATCTCCGCGGCGTCATCGAGCCGGCTGGTCGCCGTCTTCAGGGTGCCGGGGCAGGAATCGTCTACCGTCGCACCCCAGGACTCGTCCACGTTCGGGACCAACACTGCCGTCATCTCATCGGATCTGCGGGATACCGTGCAAGACGACGTGGACGGGCAGTTCTGGCAGTCGGTGACGCTGGCCTCCGACGACGGCTCATCCATCCCCGGCATCGTCGTCGGCTCACAGATCACCGTCCCCGTTGCCGGCCGGTACGAGCTATACATCGGCTACAGTCTCGCCGACGCCGAATCGACCCTGCTCTTCGTCCAGCGCACCTTGGGCGGTGCCGGGCTGGCCCTGATCGTTCTGATCGGCGCGGTCACCTGGATCGTCGTGCGCTTCGTCGTCTCGCCGATCCAGGTCGCGGCGGAGACCAGTCAGAAGCTGGCTTCCGGTGACCTGGGCGTTCGTATCCCAGAAAAGGGCGAGGACGTGATCGCGACTCTGGCCCGGTCGTTCAACGGCATGGCCGACAGCCTGCAAAGCCAGATCAAGGAACTCGCCGACCTGTCCGAGGTGCAGCAGCGTTTCGTTTCCGACGTCTCCCACGAGCTCCGCACCCCCCTGACCACCATCCGACTGGCCGGTGATCTCCTCTACGACCAGCGGGCCACGTTCCCGCCGGCCACCGAACGCACCGCGGAGCTGCTGCACGCCCAGGTGGAGCGCTTCGAGCTGCTCCTCGCCGACCTGCTCGAGATCAGCCGCTACGACGCCGGCTCCGTCCAGCTCGAGTCCGAACCCACCAACCTCGTCCACCTGGCGGAGGACGTCATCGACAGTATGCGCTCGCTCGGTGACTCCAAGGGCAGCGACCTCAGGCTGGTCGCGCCAGGCGGGCACCTGGCCGCCGAGATGGATCCCCGCCGGGTGCGCCGAATCGTCAACAACCTCATCGGGAACGCCATCGAACACGGCGAGGGCAAACCGATCGTCGTGTCGGTGGACAGCAACGAATCCGCGGTGGCGCTGTCGGTGCGGGACCACGGGATGGGCATGACCCAGGCCGAGATCAGTCACGTGTTCGACAGGTTCTGGCGTGCGGACCCGTCCCGCAAGCGCACCATCGGCGGCACCGGGCTCGGCCTGGCGATCTCCCTCGAGGACGCCGCAGTGCACCGCGGCTGGCTGCAGGTCTGGTCAAGCCCCGGCGCCGGGTCCTGCTTCCGGTTGACCCTGCCCCGCACCGCCGGCGCCACGTTGACCGTTTCGCCCAACCCCCTGCCGCCGGCGGATGCCGAGACGACAGGGTTCGTGTCGCCGCACGCCGAACCGAGGAGAGACCACCATGCGTAG
- a CDS encoding LpqB family beta-propeller domain-containing protein codes for MRSPGRLLAVVTALTLLLGGCSSIPRNGVVQAGQDVVAGENPAPVFLPDRPRDGASMEEILTGFIGAATSPDNNYEIAREFLTADFSDTWKSDSGVTVEDGSGRIIAPVDETAMLVSVRPVAEVNSIGEYHEDVASANVQLRYEFAQVDGEWRISAAPNGTVLDQSTFEDVFSAQSLYFFDPDYQFLVPDVRWYPRGASMPTKIVNGVLSGPSEWLAGAVTSAFPEGTALTADAVTVVARDAKVDLNSEALNADAVALQRMKSQLENSLPAGLTVTITINRNSQDIAALGGNEPQVNPRVDARALVLRDGEFGFLAATGKTISLLSGLSESIAALTPSAVTLSPSQTAAAVLTGSGVYGVRVGEDARQLDPRLNLLAPSIDGSGYVWSVPTDRPNELFVYNTQGAAQAVPTPWQDASAITALKVSRDGTRVIALLRAAGELRLVMAAVLRENGAPVGLGDPVQLAADTGTPVDATWIDQATVAYLSLQPDGENRITAHEIGGASVQLESSAGISTITGSNLLRDLRALSVDGSLLVQRGIGWQERIDAVTLVATQQGTGG; via the coding sequence ATGCGTAGCCCGGGCAGGCTCCTCGCCGTCGTCACCGCGCTGACCCTGCTGCTCGGCGGGTGCTCGAGCATCCCTCGCAACGGCGTCGTGCAGGCCGGGCAGGACGTGGTGGCCGGCGAGAACCCGGCCCCGGTCTTCCTCCCCGACCGGCCACGCGACGGGGCGTCGATGGAAGAGATCCTGACCGGATTCATCGGCGCCGCCACGAGCCCTGACAACAACTACGAGATCGCCAGGGAATTCCTGACAGCCGATTTCAGCGACACCTGGAAGTCCGACAGCGGTGTCACCGTGGAGGACGGCTCCGGCCGCATCATCGCCCCCGTCGACGAGACCGCGATGCTCGTGTCGGTACGGCCGGTGGCCGAGGTCAACTCGATCGGCGAGTACCACGAGGATGTCGCGTCGGCGAATGTGCAGCTCCGCTATGAATTCGCGCAGGTGGACGGCGAGTGGCGGATCAGCGCGGCCCCCAACGGCACCGTGCTCGACCAGAGCACCTTCGAGGACGTCTTCAGTGCGCAGTCGCTGTACTTCTTCGACCCGGACTACCAGTTCCTGGTGCCCGACGTGCGCTGGTACCCGCGCGGGGCTTCCATGCCGACCAAAATCGTCAATGGTGTGCTCAGCGGACCCAGCGAATGGCTCGCCGGCGCGGTGACGTCGGCCTTCCCCGAGGGCACTGCCCTCACCGCGGACGCCGTCACCGTCGTGGCCAGGGACGCCAAGGTGGACCTGAACAGCGAAGCGTTGAACGCCGACGCGGTGGCCCTGCAGCGGATGAAGAGCCAACTGGAGAACAGCCTGCCGGCCGGTCTCACCGTCACGATCACGATCAACCGCAACTCTCAGGACATCGCCGCGCTCGGGGGCAACGAACCCCAGGTGAATCCCCGGGTGGATGCGCGGGCCCTGGTGCTGCGGGACGGTGAATTCGGCTTCCTCGCCGCGACCGGGAAGACCATCAGCCTGCTCTCCGGGCTGTCGGAGTCCATCGCCGCCCTCACCCCCAGCGCGGTCACCCTGTCACCCTCGCAGACAGCGGCGGCGGTCCTCACCGGATCCGGGGTCTACGGGGTCAGGGTGGGCGAGGACGCCAGGCAACTGGATCCCCGGCTGAACCTCCTCGCACCGTCCATCGACGGCTCCGGGTACGTCTGGTCGGTTCCGACGGACCGGCCGAACGAACTCTTCGTGTACAACACCCAGGGCGCCGCGCAGGCCGTTCCGACACCCTGGCAGGATGCGTCGGCGATCACGGCGCTGAAGGTCTCCCGAGACGGCACCCGGGTGATCGCGCTGCTCCGCGCAGCCGGCGAACTGCGCCTGGTGATGGCCGCGGTGCTGCGGGAGAACGGCGCCCCGGTCGGCCTGGGCGACCCCGTGCAGCTGGCCGCAGACACCGGGACCCCGGTCGACGCCACCTGGATCGACCAGGCCACGGTGGCGTACCTGAGCCTGCAGCCGGACGGCGAAAACCGCATTACCGCACACGAGATCGGTGGCGCCAGTGTGCAGCTCGAATCGTCGGCGGGAATCAGCACCATCACGGGGAGCAATCTGCTGCGCGACCTGAGGGCACTGTCGGTGGACGGCTCGCTTCTGGTGCAGCGCGGAATCGGCTGGCAGGAACGCATCGACGCGGTCACGCTCGTGGCGACCCAGCAGGGCACCGGCGGCTGA
- a CDS encoding ComF family protein — protein MISGQPVLEAVRAFARDAILDAWAVLMPTECSGCGRADRALCTACSGALTGTPTAAYREDLTVWSALDYSDVVGRVLVAYKDGGRTDAAPALAAALRLAVAAAVRAAQPAAPPEPADGGILLVTVPSSRRAWRARGFNPVDLLLRRAGLRATAALRPCGTVADQVGLGRQQRLDNRSGSLRATRSLVGSRIVLVDDIVTTGATLLEARRAIRQAGGEVVGAATVAQTRRRHPDIYRSRETD, from the coding sequence ATGATCAGTGGCCAACCGGTGCTGGAGGCGGTGCGCGCGTTCGCCCGCGACGCCATCCTCGATGCCTGGGCGGTACTCATGCCCACCGAGTGCAGCGGCTGCGGCCGAGCAGACCGGGCGCTCTGCACCGCCTGCTCGGGCGCCCTCACGGGCACGCCGACGGCCGCGTACCGTGAGGACCTCACGGTCTGGTCGGCACTGGACTATTCCGACGTGGTCGGCCGGGTGTTGGTCGCGTACAAGGACGGGGGGCGAACGGATGCCGCGCCGGCGCTCGCCGCGGCACTCCGCCTGGCGGTGGCGGCGGCCGTGCGGGCCGCCCAGCCGGCCGCACCTCCTGAACCGGCCGACGGCGGCATCCTGCTGGTCACGGTGCCGTCCTCCCGCCGCGCCTGGCGGGCGCGTGGTTTCAATCCCGTCGACCTGCTGCTGCGCCGGGCAGGCCTGCGAGCGACAGCGGCCCTTCGGCCGTGCGGTACCGTGGCGGACCAGGTCGGGCTGGGCCGGCAGCAGCGGCTGGACAACCGCAGCGGCTCGTTGCGGGCCACCCGGTCTCTCGTGGGGAGCCGGATCGTGCTCGTTGATGACATCGTCACAACCGGGGCCACTCTGCTGGAGGCGCGGCGAGCCATTCGGCAGGCCGGCGGCGAGGTGGTCGGGGCGGCCACAGTCGCCCAAACCCGCCGGCGCCATCCCGACATCTACCGTTCACGGGAAACTGATTGA
- the hpf gene encoding ribosome hibernation-promoting factor, HPF/YfiA family, with protein sequence METNIVGRNLGITDRFREYATEKAEKIAGLADKALALEIKVSRHTEKSGAAGNDRVELTLIGKGPVVRAEAEGGDKYAAFDIALGRLLERVRRAKDRRKVHRGGAHRPTSLHDASSTGFAVIDIVPADGETLERVRTGAIQVVSDEAEVADEVDEVYSPVVIRRKVFSAAPMTVDDALYFMELVGHDFYLFQDAESHRPSVVYRRKGWDYGVIELDPNSEQAGVLAAVSSQSSS encoded by the coding sequence ATGGAAACTAACATTGTTGGACGGAACCTGGGGATCACTGATCGCTTCCGGGAATATGCGACGGAGAAGGCCGAGAAGATCGCCGGCCTCGCCGATAAGGCCCTCGCCCTGGAAATCAAGGTCAGTCGTCACACCGAAAAGAGCGGCGCCGCCGGTAACGACCGCGTGGAACTCACGCTCATCGGCAAAGGGCCCGTCGTTCGGGCCGAAGCCGAAGGAGGCGACAAGTACGCAGCCTTCGACATCGCACTCGGCCGACTCCTCGAGCGGGTGCGCCGGGCCAAGGACCGCCGCAAGGTGCACCGCGGAGGGGCCCACCGCCCCACGTCGCTGCACGATGCCTCGTCCACCGGCTTTGCCGTGATCGACATCGTCCCAGCCGACGGTGAGACCCTGGAGCGGGTGCGGACCGGGGCGATCCAGGTGGTGTCCGACGAGGCCGAGGTGGCCGACGAGGTCGACGAGGTCTACAGCCCGGTGGTCATCCGGCGCAAGGTCTTCTCCGCTGCCCCGATGACGGTGGACGACGCCCTGTACTTCATGGAACTGGTCGGCCACGACTTCTACCTGTTCCAGGACGCCGAATCCCACCGGCCCAGCGTCGTCTACCGGCGCAAGGGCTGGGACTACGGCGTCATCGAACTGGATCCGAACTCCGAGCAGGCCGGGGTGCTGGCCGCGGTGTCCAGCCAGTCCAGCTCCTGA
- the secA gene encoding preprotein translocase subunit SecA, translating into MAGILEKVLRVGEGRILRRLESYAKAINALEDDFSTLSDEELKNETVQLRERYSGGESLDDLLPEAFAAVREASTRTLGLRHFDVQLMGGAALHLGNIAEMKTGEGKTLVATTAAYLNAITSRGVHVITVNDYLASYQSELMGRVFRALGMTTGCIVSGQTPAQRREMYACDITYGTNNEFGFDYLRDNMAWQATDMVQRGHYYAIVDEVDSILIDEARTPLIISGPASGEANRWFTEFASLAKRLVVDEDFEVDEKKRTVGVLEPGIEKVEDYLGIDNLYESANTPLISFLNNAIKANALFKKDKDYVVMNGEVLIVDEHTGRILMGRRYNEGIHQAIEAKEGVAVKAENQTLATVTLQNYFRLYSKISGMTGTAETEAAEFMSTYKLGVVAIPTNKPMQRIDQSDLIYKNEEAKFGQVVEDIVERHANGQPVLVGTTSVEKSEYLSRLLAKKGVRHEVLNAKNHAREAAIVAQAGRLGSVTVATNMAGRGTDVMLGGNAEFLAVAAMNAKGLSPVETPDEYEKEWDDVFAAVKAEVSEEADKVIAAGGLYVLGTERHESRRIDNQLRGRSGRQGDPGESRFYLSLTDDLMRLFNAGAAESLMGRQGVPDDMAIESKVVSRAIRSAQSQVEGRNAEIRKNVLKYDDVLNRQREAIYGDRRHILEGDDLHERTQRFLEDVIDEVLDVHTGEGNGDDWDFDALWTELKTLYPVGLTIDEVISEVGNKGKINRDFMRREIISDAKVAYSRREESLGSPAMRELERRVVLSVIDRRWREHLYEMDYLKDGIGLRAMAQRDPLVEYQREGFAMFQQMMGQIREETVGFLFNLEVEVSQPAGTVDAPIVAAKGLTPPAESSEEKLSFTAPSDSGGVEVRNQRGQIQQAATDRARRAAVTAAPADAEPAAPTGPPQRGAFGQRPESDKPAANNRAERRTQGKKK; encoded by the coding sequence GTGGCCGGAATACTGGAAAAAGTTCTTCGTGTTGGCGAGGGGCGCATTCTGCGTCGGCTCGAGAGCTACGCAAAGGCCATCAATGCGCTGGAAGACGACTTCAGCACCCTCAGCGATGAGGAGCTGAAGAACGAAACCGTGCAATTGCGTGAGCGCTACTCGGGCGGTGAGTCGCTGGACGATTTGCTGCCCGAGGCGTTCGCCGCGGTGCGTGAGGCCTCGACCCGCACCCTGGGTCTGCGCCACTTCGACGTGCAGCTCATGGGCGGCGCCGCCCTGCACCTCGGCAACATCGCCGAGATGAAAACCGGTGAGGGCAAGACCCTGGTCGCCACCACCGCCGCCTACCTGAACGCCATCACCAGCCGTGGTGTGCACGTGATCACGGTGAACGACTACCTGGCCAGCTACCAGAGTGAGCTGATGGGCCGCGTGTTCCGCGCCCTGGGCATGACCACCGGATGCATCGTCTCCGGCCAGACCCCGGCGCAGCGTCGCGAGATGTACGCCTGCGACATCACTTACGGCACGAACAACGAGTTCGGCTTCGACTACCTGCGCGACAACATGGCGTGGCAGGCCACCGACATGGTGCAGCGGGGTCACTACTACGCCATCGTCGACGAGGTCGACTCGATCCTCATCGACGAGGCACGCACCCCGCTGATCATCTCCGGCCCCGCGTCGGGGGAGGCGAACCGCTGGTTCACCGAGTTCGCCAGCCTCGCCAAGCGCCTCGTCGTCGACGAGGACTTCGAGGTCGACGAGAAGAAGCGCACCGTCGGTGTGCTCGAACCCGGCATCGAAAAGGTCGAGGACTACCTCGGCATCGACAACCTCTACGAGTCGGCGAACACCCCGCTGATCTCGTTCCTGAACAACGCCATCAAGGCCAACGCCCTGTTCAAGAAGGACAAGGACTACGTCGTCATGAACGGCGAGGTGCTCATCGTCGACGAGCACACCGGCCGGATCCTGATGGGCCGCCGCTACAACGAGGGCATCCACCAGGCGATCGAGGCCAAGGAGGGCGTGGCGGTCAAGGCCGAGAACCAGACCCTGGCCACGGTGACCCTGCAGAACTACTTCCGCCTGTACTCGAAGATCTCCGGCATGACCGGAACCGCCGAGACCGAAGCCGCCGAATTCATGAGCACCTACAAGCTCGGCGTCGTCGCCATCCCCACGAACAAGCCGATGCAGCGCATCGACCAGTCCGACCTGATCTACAAGAACGAAGAGGCCAAGTTCGGCCAGGTCGTCGAAGACATCGTCGAACGCCACGCCAACGGCCAGCCGGTCCTGGTGGGCACCACCAGCGTCGAGAAAAGCGAGTACCTCTCCCGCCTGCTGGCGAAGAAGGGTGTTCGCCACGAGGTCCTGAACGCCAAGAACCACGCCCGTGAGGCTGCCATCGTCGCCCAGGCCGGGCGCCTGGGCTCGGTCACCGTTGCCACCAACATGGCCGGCCGTGGCACCGATGTGATGCTCGGCGGCAACGCCGAGTTCCTCGCCGTCGCCGCGATGAACGCCAAGGGCCTGAGCCCGGTGGAGACCCCCGACGAGTACGAGAAGGAATGGGACGACGTTTTCGCCGCAGTCAAGGCCGAGGTGTCGGAGGAAGCCGACAAGGTCATCGCCGCCGGCGGACTGTACGTGCTCGGCACCGAACGCCACGAGTCGCGACGCATCGACAACCAGCTGCGCGGCCGCAGCGGCCGCCAGGGCGACCCGGGCGAAAGCCGGTTCTACCTCTCGCTCACCGACGACCTGATGCGCCTGTTCAACGCCGGCGCTGCCGAGAGCCTGATGGGCCGCCAGGGCGTCCCCGACGACATGGCCATCGAATCCAAGGTGGTCAGCCGCGCCATTCGCAGCGCCCAGTCGCAGGTCGAGGGTCGCAACGCCGAGATCCGCAAGAACGTGCTCAAGTACGACGACGTGCTCAACCGCCAGCGCGAGGCGATCTACGGCGACCGCCGGCACATCCTCGAGGGTGACGACCTGCACGAACGCACCCAACGGTTCCTCGAAGACGTCATCGACGAGGTGCTGGATGTGCACACCGGTGAGGGCAACGGCGACGACTGGGACTTCGACGCCCTGTGGACCGAACTGAAGACGCTCTACCCGGTGGGTCTCACCATCGACGAGGTCATCTCGGAGGTGGGCAACAAGGGCAAGATCAACCGGGACTTCATGCGCCGGGAGATTATCTCCGACGCCAAGGTCGCCTACTCCCGCCGCGAGGAATCGCTCGGCTCACCCGCGATGCGCGAGCTGGAACGCCGCGTCGTGCTGTCGGTCATCGACCGTCGCTGGCGCGAGCACCTCTACGAGATGGACTACCTCAAGGACGGCATCGGCCTGCGCGCGATGGCGCAGCGTGACCCGCTGGTCGAGTACCAGCGTGAGGGCTTCGCCATGTTCCAGCAGATGATGGGCCAGATCCGCGAGGAAACCGTCGGCTTCCTGTTCAACCTCGAGGTCGAGGTCTCCCAGCCGGCCGGCACCGTCGACGCGCCGATCGTCGCGGCCAAGGGGCTGACCCCGCCGGCCGAGTCCTCGGAGGAGAAGCTGAGCTTCACCGCCCCGAGCGACTCCGGCGGGGTCGAGGTTCGCAACCAGCGCGGCCAGATCCAGCAGGCCGCGACCGACCGTGCCCGCCGTGCGGCCGTCACCGCCGCACCCGCCGACGCCGAACCGGCCGCACCCACCGGCCCGCCGCAGCGCGGCGCCTTCGGCCAGCGCCCCGAGTCCGACAAGCCGGCGGCCAACAACCGCGCCGAGCGACGCACCCAGGGCAAGAAGAAGTAG
- a CDS encoding Rv3235 family protein codes for MSDPLAVPDPRRSPPAHGPNHHGTPPGAADGVDPAEGYQADDFFDHQPSSRATLPDPEPLLINLTRCVIEVLAGARELDQLARWVSDDVYRHLLKRVVLSARARAVKGQRAQRPAITIGRVSINEPRDGIIEAVVIVHSKVRVRAVAVRLEGLDNRWRASAINVL; via the coding sequence ATGAGCGATCCACTTGCCGTGCCAGACCCGCGCCGCTCACCGCCCGCGCACGGGCCGAATCACCACGGGACCCCGCCGGGCGCCGCCGACGGTGTCGACCCCGCCGAGGGGTACCAGGCCGACGACTTCTTCGACCACCAGCCGAGTTCCCGCGCCACGCTGCCCGATCCGGAGCCATTGCTGATCAACCTGACCCGTTGTGTCATCGAGGTTCTGGCCGGCGCCCGGGAGCTGGACCAGCTGGCCCGGTGGGTCAGCGACGACGTCTACCGGCACCTGCTCAAACGGGTGGTGCTGTCGGCCAGGGCCCGCGCGGTGAAGGGACAGCGCGCCCAGCGACCTGCCATCACGATCGGCCGGGTGAGCATCAACGAGCCCAGGGACGGAATCATCGAGGCCGTCGTGATCGTGCACAGCAAGGTGCGGGTGCGCGCCGTCGCCGTGCGCCTGGAGGGACTGGACAACCGCTGGCGGGCCAGCGCCATCAACGTGCTCTGA
- a CDS encoding helix-turn-helix domain-containing protein, with protein sequence MSDPVSSASVGRFLTLADTAQILNLSVPAALDLVRSGELPAIRIGATGAWRVERVVLESYIEAKYEEARRLSLWEQSDFANIPELSAGRILRPDAAADPTGPDDGQP encoded by the coding sequence ATGAGCGATCCCGTCTCCTCCGCATCCGTGGGCCGATTCCTGACCCTCGCCGACACTGCCCAGATCCTGAACCTCTCCGTCCCCGCCGCGCTGGATCTGGTGCGCTCCGGCGAGTTGCCCGCCATCCGCATCGGCGCCACGGGCGCCTGGCGGGTGGAACGGGTCGTCCTCGAGTCCTACATCGAGGCGAAATACGAGGAGGCCCGCCGGCTGTCGCTCTGGGAGCAATCCGACTTCGCGAACATCCCGGAGCTGTCGGCCGGCCGGATCCTGCGTCCGGATGCGGCGGCAGACCCCACCGGGCCGGACGACGGCCAGCCCTGA
- a CDS encoding regulator — MSLIALALDRDTEDRLLADIIEHGHVIVARPATVRELLAAIERHSPDALVVGATAGTLTAELLAVSDANGIRVVALAATDAERRYAAELGLHEVVDANAPWTDIDRVLTLGGDIPLRIDDDPPADAAPPVAARRSRPGRRAKEPRRAGRRQPAEAEAFETDAAASAPDEPGAGLTGTGTVIAVWGPAGAPGRTTLAINIAAEIAAAGHTVVLADVDTYSGSIAPSLGLLDEAPGFAAACRLSGSGTLTTVELERIAHRYNSPRGAFWVLTGIGRPSRWPELSAERVSDTITALQRWVDYVVLDTGFSLESDEEISSDLFAPRRNAATLAALGIADRVVACGLADPVGLARFLRAWGDLTEVITTDRVHVVMNRVRASAVGPAPAGQVSSALRRFGGIDAAVLVPHDQAGVDSAVLTGRTLRDAAPRSPARLGILGFVRDELLPVPDAHPRRQWRRAFDWRRPVQAT, encoded by the coding sequence GTGTCGCTCATCGCTCTCGCCCTGGACCGGGACACCGAAGACCGGCTGCTCGCCGATATCATCGAGCACGGGCATGTCATCGTCGCCCGTCCGGCGACGGTGCGCGAACTGCTCGCCGCGATCGAGCGGCATTCCCCCGACGCCCTGGTCGTGGGAGCGACTGCCGGCACCCTGACCGCTGAGCTGCTCGCGGTCAGCGACGCGAACGGCATCCGCGTGGTCGCCCTCGCCGCGACCGATGCCGAACGCCGCTACGCGGCCGAGCTGGGTCTGCACGAGGTCGTCGACGCCAACGCCCCCTGGACCGACATCGACAGGGTGTTGACGTTGGGCGGTGACATTCCCCTGCGCATCGACGACGACCCGCCGGCCGACGCCGCGCCTCCCGTCGCGGCCAGGCGGTCACGGCCTGGGCGACGGGCGAAGGAGCCGCGGCGGGCGGGCCGGCGGCAGCCCGCCGAGGCCGAGGCGTTCGAGACCGACGCAGCCGCGTCCGCACCGGACGAGCCCGGAGCCGGGCTCACCGGAACGGGCACGGTCATTGCGGTCTGGGGTCCGGCTGGGGCGCCGGGCCGCACCACCCTGGCGATCAACATCGCCGCGGAGATAGCGGCCGCGGGACACACCGTGGTGCTCGCTGACGTTGACACTTACAGCGGTTCGATCGCGCCGAGCCTCGGCCTCCTGGACGAAGCGCCGGGCTTCGCCGCGGCCTGCCGGTTGAGCGGCTCCGGCACCCTGACCACGGTGGAGCTTGAGCGGATCGCCCACCGTTACAACTCGCCGCGGGGTGCGTTCTGGGTGTTGACCGGAATCGGGCGCCCGTCGAGGTGGCCGGAGTTGTCGGCCGAGCGGGTCAGCGACACGATCACGGCCCTGCAGCGGTGGGTCGACTACGTGGTGCTCGACACCGGATTCAGCCTGGAGAGCGACGAGGAGATCTCCAGCGATCTGTTCGCGCCCCGCCGCAATGCGGCAACCCTGGCCGCGCTGGGAATCGCCGACCGGGTCGTGGCCTGCGGACTGGCCGACCCGGTCGGCCTGGCCAGGTTCCTGCGGGCCTGGGGTGACCTCACCGAGGTGATCACCACCGATCGGGTGCACGTCGTGATGAACCGGGTCCGCGCCAGCGCCGTCGGCCCGGCGCCGGCCGGCCAGGTGAGCAGTGCGCTGCGCAGGTTCGGTGGCATCGACGCGGCCGTCCTCGTGCCGCACGACCAGGCCGGCGTCGATTCCGCGGTGCTGACGGGCCGCACCCTGCGGGATGCGGCCCCGCGGTCGCCGGCCCGGCTGGGCATCCTCGGTTTTGTGCGAGACGAGCTGCTTCCGGTTCCGGATGCGCACCCCCGCCGTCAGTGGCGACGCGCGTTTGACTGGCGACGACCGGTTCAGGCCACCTGA